The Williamsia sp. DF01-3 genome has a window encoding:
- a CDS encoding penicillin-binding protein 2, with amino-acid sequence MTRPTRDHDRRARQRATGRDRAGAARRPRGRQGKSGAGAREGDNVAAGRSAATRSGFPIGGSQHSNQQALRAGRQFLVRHRLASLVIVLIVAVVAIKMVMLQVVDASGLSAEAASQRAVTEVLPAKRGAIEDRNGKAIAYTDDARALTFQPVKVRKEIEEANKKNPSLPGVDERIDQIAAGISAELGSEYDQDSIKELLRSNENFVYLARAISPEAAGKIIDEFPEVGSERQDVRLYPGGSLAANIVGDVDFDGNGLIGLESSMDSILSGTDGSRTYDRGSDGAVIPGSSRNLHPSVDGGTVELTIDSDIQWYVQNEVEKAKKLSKAKNASAVVLDAKTGEVLAMANDGTFNPAKPLDEQESAQLGDLPITSPFEPGSVNKIVTAAAAIEYGITNPTEVHQVPGSIDMADVTVKDAWAHGVEPYTTTGIFGKSSNVGTLMLADEVGEDRFADMVKRFGLGQRSDVGLPAESAGVVPARSQWSGGTFANLPIGQGLTMTLLQMTAMYQAIANDGLRIPPRIIKSIEGTGQDGQLPAPEGVQVVSPQTARTVRDMFRATIQNDPMGVQMGTGAKAEVPGYQISGKTGTAQQVDPDCGCYSQSSYNITFAGIAPADNPRYVIGIMLDAPSRSSDGTGGQSAAPLFQSIASWMLQREQVPMSAQPTPPLVLRAE; translated from the coding sequence ATGACGCGCCCCACACGCGATCACGATCGGCGCGCCCGCCAGCGGGCCACCGGTCGAGACCGCGCCGGCGCGGCGCGGCGGCCCCGGGGTCGGCAAGGCAAGAGTGGAGCCGGTGCCCGCGAGGGCGACAATGTGGCGGCGGGACGGTCGGCGGCAACTCGGTCCGGCTTCCCGATCGGTGGTTCCCAGCATTCGAATCAACAGGCACTTCGGGCCGGGCGCCAATTCTTGGTGCGGCATCGCCTCGCCAGCTTGGTGATCGTCCTGATCGTGGCGGTGGTCGCGATCAAGATGGTGATGCTCCAGGTCGTGGATGCCTCGGGGTTGTCCGCGGAGGCGGCGAGTCAGCGAGCCGTCACCGAGGTGCTCCCAGCCAAGCGCGGCGCGATCGAGGACCGCAACGGGAAGGCGATCGCGTACACCGATGACGCCCGTGCCTTGACCTTTCAGCCTGTGAAGGTCCGCAAGGAGATCGAAGAGGCGAACAAGAAGAACCCGAGCCTGCCCGGCGTCGACGAACGCATCGACCAGATCGCGGCGGGCATCAGCGCGGAACTGGGTAGTGAGTACGACCAGGATTCGATCAAAGAGCTGTTGCGCAGCAACGAGAACTTTGTGTATCTCGCGCGGGCCATCAGCCCCGAGGCGGCAGGCAAGATCATCGACGAGTTCCCGGAGGTGGGGTCCGAGCGACAGGACGTGCGCCTCTACCCGGGTGGGTCACTGGCCGCGAACATCGTCGGCGACGTCGACTTCGACGGCAACGGTCTCATCGGGCTGGAGTCGTCCATGGATTCGATCCTCTCGGGCACCGATGGATCGCGAACCTACGATCGCGGCTCCGATGGCGCAGTGATTCCCGGCAGCTCGAGGAACCTGCATCCATCGGTCGACGGCGGCACCGTCGAACTCACCATCGACTCCGACATCCAGTGGTACGTCCAGAACGAGGTCGAGAAGGCCAAGAAGCTGTCCAAGGCCAAGAACGCGTCGGCTGTGGTGCTCGACGCGAAGACGGGCGAGGTCCTCGCGATGGCGAACGACGGCACCTTCAACCCTGCCAAGCCTCTCGACGAGCAGGAGAGCGCGCAACTCGGCGACCTGCCGATCACGTCGCCCTTCGAACCGGGGTCGGTGAACAAGATCGTCACGGCGGCTGCCGCGATCGAATACGGGATCACCAACCCGACCGAGGTGCATCAGGTGCCGGGCAGTATCGACATGGCCGATGTCACGGTGAAGGACGCCTGGGCGCACGGTGTCGAGCCCTACACCACCACGGGAATCTTCGGTAAGTCGTCGAACGTCGGAACACTCATGCTCGCCGATGAGGTGGGTGAGGACCGATTCGCCGACATGGTCAAGCGATTCGGCCTCGGTCAGCGATCAGACGTCGGGCTCCCCGCCGAAAGTGCCGGCGTGGTGCCGGCACGGTCCCAGTGGTCGGGAGGCACTTTCGCCAATCTGCCCATCGGACAAGGCCTCACGATGACCTTGCTGCAGATGACGGCGATGTACCAGGCGATCGCCAACGACGGTCTGCGCATTCCGCCCCGCATCATCAAGTCGATCGAGGGGACAGGCCAGGACGGACAGCTGCCGGCGCCCGAGGGTGTGCAGGTGGTGAGCCCGCAAACGGCTCGGACGGTGCGGGACATGTTCCGCGCGACCATCCAGAACGACCCGATGGGCGTTCAGATGGGTACCGGCGCCAAAGCCGAGGTGCCGGGCTATCAGATCAGCGGGAAGACGGGTACCGCCCAACAGGTCGACCCCGATTGCGGTTGCTACTCGCAGTCGAGCTACAACATCACGTTCGCCGGCATAGCCCCGGCCGACAACCCCCGGTACGTCATCGGGATCATGCTCGACGCCCCCTCCCGCAGCAGTGACGGCACCGGCGGCCAGAGTGCTGCTCCGCTGTTCCAGAGCATTGCGTCCTGGATGCTGCAGCGCGAGCAGGTGCCGATGTCGGCGCAGCCGACGCCGCCGCTGGTGCTGCGAGCCGAGTGA
- the rsmH gene encoding 16S rRNA (cytosine(1402)-N(4))-methyltransferase RsmH, translating into MATRMVELLTPALTRHHDDGTGATYLDGTLGAGGHTELVAETFPGVAIIGIDRDENALELARDRLSAFGDRITFVHERYDAVAEALRQAGAESYDAGLFDLGVSSMQLDQPERGFAYSVDAPLDMRMNPSDDLTAADVLNTYSHGEIARVLSEFGDERFAGKIASAIVRERETEPFTTSGRLVELLYRAIPAATRRTGGHPAKRTFQALRIEVNSELTSLRNALPAALDNLAVGGRLAIMSYQSLEDKIVKREFVARTTSTSPRGLPVDLPGTAPEFELITRGAERASDAEIEQNPRSASVRVRAVERIARRNP; encoded by the coding sequence ATGGCGACGCGAATGGTCGAACTCCTCACTCCCGCACTCACCCGTCATCACGACGACGGCACAGGCGCGACCTATCTGGACGGCACCCTCGGAGCCGGTGGCCACACCGAACTCGTGGCCGAGACCTTTCCCGGTGTTGCGATCATCGGGATCGATCGAGACGAGAATGCTCTCGAACTCGCCCGAGACAGACTGTCGGCGTTCGGTGACCGCATCACTTTTGTTCACGAGCGCTACGACGCCGTTGCCGAAGCGCTCCGGCAGGCGGGTGCCGAATCGTACGACGCGGGATTGTTCGATCTCGGTGTCTCCTCCATGCAGCTCGATCAACCCGAACGTGGGTTCGCCTACTCGGTTGACGCGCCCTTGGACATGCGGATGAACCCGTCCGACGACCTCACCGCCGCCGATGTGCTCAACACGTACTCACACGGGGAGATCGCGCGCGTACTCTCCGAATTCGGCGATGAACGGTTTGCAGGCAAGATCGCCTCGGCCATCGTGCGCGAGCGGGAAACTGAGCCGTTCACGACAAGCGGACGGCTCGTCGAACTGCTGTACCGCGCCATCCCGGCAGCAACGCGCAGAACCGGTGGACACCCCGCCAAACGCACATTCCAGGCATTGCGGATCGAGGTCAACAGCGAGTTGACGTCGCTACGCAATGCGCTGCCTGCCGCCTTGGACAACTTGGCCGTCGGAGGCCGGCTGGCCATCATGTCCTACCAGTCACTCGAGGACAAGATCGTCAAACGTGAGTTCGTCGCCAGAACCACATCGACGTCGCCGCGCGGGCTGCCCGTCGATTTGCCCGGTACCGCACCCGAATTCGAGCTCATCACGCGCGGAGCAGAGCGTGCCTCGGATGCCGAGATCGAACAGAATCCACGCTCGGCCTCGGTGCGGGTACGTGCAGTCGAACGAATCGCCAGGAGGAATCCGTGA
- the mraZ gene encoding division/cell wall cluster transcriptional repressor MraZ, with amino-acid sequence MFLGTYTPKLDDKGRLTLPAKFRDVLAGGVMITKGQDRSLAVYLRDDFYELAKRVLAASKNDPAARAFQRQLSSATDEQRPDGQGRITLSVDHRRYAGLAKECVVIGNMSHLEIWDAQTWRDYQDEHEENYSSVGFDALDTVL; translated from the coding sequence ATGTTCCTCGGCACCTACACGCCCAAGCTCGATGACAAGGGGCGGCTCACGTTGCCCGCGAAGTTCCGAGACGTACTGGCAGGAGGCGTGATGATCACAAAAGGTCAAGACCGCAGCCTTGCCGTGTACCTGCGAGATGACTTCTACGAGTTGGCCAAACGAGTTCTGGCCGCCTCGAAGAACGATCCCGCTGCCCGGGCCTTCCAGCGGCAACTCAGTTCGGCGACCGATGAGCAACGCCCCGACGGGCAGGGCCGGATAACCCTGTCGGTCGACCACCGCAGATATGCGGGGTTGGCCAAAGAATGTGTGGTGATCGGCAACATGAGCCACTTGGAGATCTGGGACGCGCAGACCTGGCGCGACTACCAGGACGAGCACGAGGAGAACTATTCGAGCGTTGGGTTCGACGCTCTGGACACGGTTCTGTAG
- a CDS encoding DUF3040 domain-containing protein, with protein sequence MPLSEHEQRMLEQIENALYAEDPKFASNVRSRRFGGSTARRRLQASVLFLVGLFLLIGGVVVEVRLGGFPIISLIGFLVMFGAGLLALWGSRAGSTPTRDAASGPQSPRGGSSGREQRGRKFSERMEERFNRRFEEE encoded by the coding sequence GTGCCACTCTCAGAGCACGAGCAGCGCATGCTCGAACAGATCGAAAACGCTCTGTACGCCGAAGACCCAAAGTTTGCTTCGAACGTACGGTCGCGTCGCTTCGGCGGTTCCACTGCTCGGCGTCGTCTACAGGCCTCTGTGTTGTTCCTGGTGGGCTTGTTCCTGCTGATCGGCGGAGTTGTCGTCGAGGTTCGACTCGGCGGGTTCCCCATCATCAGTCTGATCGGCTTCCTCGTGATGTTCGGTGCCGGACTGTTGGCTCTCTGGGGATCGCGTGCCGGATCAACTCCGACTCGGGATGCTGCTTCAGGACCCCAGTCGCCACGTGGTGGCTCGTCCGGACGTGAGCAACGGGGGAGGAAGTTCTCCGAGCGGATGGAAGAGCGTTTCAATCGTCGGTTCGAAGAGGAGTAG
- a CDS encoding N-acetyltransferase: MAIRLVDLAAQDARTWLPDALTVYVTAMNYPPGTEMQRSPLWEDHVHRPGWKAVAAVDSPERAGARDRLVGIAYGYRGARDQWWNQQVRSGLARAGCSPERIEAITGDYFELTELHVHPSAQGRQLGEAMLSRLLSDRPEPQVLLSTPEVTEENNRAWRLYRRLGFVDVLRSFTFSGDPRPFAVLGRTLPLGR; this comes from the coding sequence GTGGCCATCCGGCTCGTGGACCTCGCGGCCCAAGATGCTCGGACGTGGCTCCCCGACGCCCTGACGGTGTATGTCACGGCGATGAACTATCCCCCCGGCACCGAGATGCAGCGTTCTCCGCTGTGGGAAGACCACGTGCACCGGCCCGGGTGGAAAGCGGTCGCTGCCGTCGACTCACCCGAACGTGCCGGAGCCCGCGACAGGTTGGTCGGCATCGCATACGGATACCGCGGTGCACGAGACCAATGGTGGAACCAGCAGGTACGTTCGGGGCTGGCCCGGGCCGGTTGCAGTCCAGAACGGATCGAAGCGATCACCGGCGACTATTTCGAACTGACCGAATTGCACGTCCATCCGTCTGCCCAAGGGCGGCAGCTGGGAGAAGCCATGTTGTCCCGACTCCTGTCCGACCGGCCGGAACCCCAGGTCCTGCTGTCCACCCCGGAGGTGACCGAGGAGAACAACCGCGCGTGGCGGCTCTACCGACGCCTCGGGTTCGTGGACGTGTTGCGCAGCTTCACCTTTTCGGGAGATCCCAGGCCGTTCGCGGTACTCGGCCGAACCCTCCCCCTCGGCCGATGA
- a CDS encoding phytoene desaturase family protein — MTAGMIDTVVIGAGHNGLIAACYLAAAGQRVVVLERDSVPGGAVSTVERFPGYKVDRGSSAHLMIRHTPIIDELGLADHGLRYVDCDPWAFSPGTADGPPIVFHQSLDRTCASIEAACGAADADAYRRFVAVWGPRSDAMMSAFTSSPSPMALGRAFWGLTGRIPGGGGTAGIGLSQEFLMSGNALLDNWFESEHLKAALAWFGAQSGPPMNEPGSAPMVGFCAAMHTIPPGRAIGGSGALSESLLRKLDSDGGQVFLSAAATALEPRGDGWLVRSADGGEHRTRSVVSACHVLTTLELLRAGGFDRTALDRWRSQIRIGNGIGMAVRLGGTDVPAYPGLPADTDVHAALGLLVTDRGHLARAYADASAGDLPTRPALIAMSYSAIDPTLAPPGRHMTSLWAQWHPYRLSGGRNWADHADEASDAIIAELERHAPGFTDSIEHVHVQTPADLESELGLTGGNIMHVEMSLDQMMIWRPHPELARHRVPGAAGIFLAGASTHPGGGVCGASGRIAASAVLVDRRSPLARITRGRWG; from the coding sequence ATGACCGCCGGCATGATCGACACGGTCGTCATCGGCGCCGGACACAACGGACTGATCGCGGCGTGCTACCTGGCCGCGGCCGGACAGCGGGTCGTGGTGCTCGAACGCGACAGTGTGCCCGGGGGTGCGGTGTCCACCGTGGAGCGATTCCCCGGCTACAAGGTCGACCGCGGGTCGTCGGCACACCTGATGATCCGCCACACGCCGATCATCGACGAGCTGGGTTTGGCCGACCACGGACTGCGCTACGTCGACTGCGATCCGTGGGCGTTCTCCCCCGGGACCGCGGACGGGCCGCCGATCGTCTTCCACCAGAGTCTCGACCGGACGTGCGCGTCGATCGAGGCGGCGTGCGGAGCGGCTGACGCCGATGCCTACCGGCGCTTCGTGGCCGTGTGGGGGCCCAGGTCGGACGCGATGATGTCGGCGTTCACCTCCTCGCCTTCTCCGATGGCCTTGGGTCGGGCCTTCTGGGGACTGACCGGCCGGATACCGGGCGGAGGCGGAACAGCCGGCATCGGCCTGTCCCAGGAATTCCTGATGTCCGGGAATGCGTTGCTGGACAACTGGTTCGAATCCGAGCACCTCAAGGCCGCGCTGGCTTGGTTCGGGGCACAATCCGGGCCTCCGATGAACGAGCCCGGAAGTGCACCGATGGTCGGCTTCTGCGCTGCGATGCACACCATTCCGCCCGGCCGGGCCATCGGTGGCAGCGGGGCACTGAGCGAGTCACTTCTGCGCAAACTCGACTCCGATGGCGGCCAGGTGTTCCTGTCCGCTGCCGCAACGGCTCTGGAGCCCCGCGGCGACGGCTGGCTGGTCCGCAGCGCCGACGGCGGCGAGCACCGCACCAGATCCGTGGTGAGCGCCTGCCACGTACTGACCACGCTGGAGTTGTTGCGGGCCGGCGGTTTCGACCGCACAGCGCTGGATCGCTGGCGATCGCAGATCCGGATCGGCAACGGTATCGGGATGGCCGTGCGGCTCGGCGGCACGGACGTACCGGCCTACCCGGGCCTGCCTGCGGACACCGACGTGCATGCCGCGCTCGGCCTGCTGGTCACCGACCGGGGGCATCTCGCGCGGGCGTACGCGGACGCCTCCGCCGGCGATCTCCCCACGCGCCCGGCCCTCATCGCGATGAGTTACTCCGCGATCGACCCCACGCTGGCACCACCGGGACGCCACATGACCAGCCTCTGGGCACAGTGGCACCCCTACCGGTTGTCGGGTGGGCGTAACTGGGCCGACCACGCCGACGAGGCCTCCGACGCGATCATCGCCGAATTGGAACGCCACGCACCGGGTTTCACCGACTCGATCGAGCATGTCCATGTCCAGACACCCGCAGATCTCGAGTCCGAGCTCGGCCTGACCGGCGGCAACATCATGCACGTCGAGATGTCGCTCGACCAGATGATGATCTGGCGCCCCCATCCCGAATTGGCCCGTCACCGGGTACCCGGTGCGGCCGGAATCTTCCTTGCAGGCGCCTCGACCCATCCGGGCGGCGGTGTCTGCGGCGCAAGCGGCAGGATCGCGGCATCTGCCGTACTCGTCGATCGACGGTCGCCCCTCGCGAGGATCACTCGCGGCCGATGGGGATGA
- a CDS encoding carotenoid biosynthesis protein, which translates to MGMTSGDDTPKRASTPGAALLWLSTALLATSIAAQIVYPLVEGTGRDRATVVVVLASAAAMIAHSAARLGALRTVGVFAATAGVGWTAEILGTATSFPFGAYEYATGRIGPSVLDVPIVIGLAWTAGGYCMWWISSLVTSNPALRIPLATVGMVGWDLYLDPQMVSAGLWTWDDRDSGLPGVDQIPLTNYAGWAGVAALMFILLATLDREPVDTTPPAPITPVGWFCWTWLGSALAFLVFLDDPDLPPAVPYGLIVMGVLGVPAGSALWQRTRNRSRDTL; encoded by the coding sequence ATGGGGATGACCTCCGGCGACGACACCCCGAAGCGGGCGTCGACTCCGGGCGCCGCACTGCTGTGGCTGTCCACCGCATTGCTGGCCACATCCATAGCCGCCCAGATCGTCTACCCCCTGGTGGAGGGCACCGGCCGCGACCGCGCGACCGTGGTGGTGGTGTTGGCCTCCGCGGCAGCCATGATCGCCCATTCGGCCGCCCGGCTGGGGGCACTGCGCACCGTGGGTGTGTTCGCGGCCACCGCCGGTGTCGGCTGGACGGCCGAGATCCTCGGCACCGCAACATCGTTCCCGTTCGGGGCGTACGAGTACGCAACCGGGCGCATCGGCCCGTCCGTTCTCGACGTACCGATTGTCATCGGCCTGGCCTGGACGGCCGGCGGCTACTGCATGTGGTGGATCAGCTCGCTGGTGACGTCGAACCCGGCGTTGCGGATTCCACTCGCGACCGTCGGGATGGTGGGCTGGGACCTCTATCTCGATCCTCAGATGGTCAGTGCCGGCTTGTGGACGTGGGATGACCGCGACAGCGGGCTACCCGGAGTCGACCAGATCCCACTGACCAACTATGCGGGTTGGGCGGGCGTGGCGGCGCTGATGTTCATACTGCTAGCCACACTCGATCGCGAACCCGTCGACACCACGCCGCCGGCCCCCATCACCCCGGTCGGTTGGTTCTGCTGGACCTGGCTCGGTTCGGCCCTGGCCTTTCTGGTGTTCCTCGATGATCCGGACCTGCCACCTGCGGTGCCCTACGGATTGATCGTGATGGGAGTACTCGGTGTGCCTGCCGGGTCGGCTCTGTGGCAGCGGACGCGAAACCGTTCGCGGGACACGCTGTGA
- a CDS encoding DUF3153 domain-containing protein produces MPVIQTRPRGRRTGGLTLVMLLMALVGAPLLAACSDSPAQFGDRMWGALVLAEKDVGQEKGPQIDVPQSLETVVSATEFKRDGLIGTRATFTEATLGQFTQLGELVEDAYPDAAVAMDLQAQRRGDAVTFRGTADLLGLAPGRDYVEFSVQFAGPVSATNGQQDGDDAVSWKPEIGKASPMTAEARYDEPGTAAFTGWTGLMAGIALAVTVLVVALAWVNRDQSPRPGAPARRPRDKQGSSR; encoded by the coding sequence GTGCCTGTGATCCAAACCCGCCCCCGTGGTCGCCGTACCGGCGGCCTCACGCTGGTCATGCTGCTGATGGCCCTCGTCGGGGCCCCACTCCTGGCGGCGTGTTCGGACTCCCCCGCCCAGTTCGGCGACCGCATGTGGGGCGCTCTTGTGCTCGCGGAGAAGGATGTCGGCCAGGAGAAGGGCCCTCAGATCGACGTGCCCCAGTCACTGGAGACCGTGGTCAGCGCGACCGAATTCAAACGCGACGGACTGATCGGCACCCGCGCCACATTCACCGAGGCGACTCTGGGCCAGTTCACCCAGCTGGGTGAACTGGTCGAAGATGCGTATCCCGACGCAGCCGTGGCCATGGACCTGCAGGCGCAGCGTCGCGGCGACGCGGTCACGTTCCGCGGTACCGCCGACCTGCTGGGTCTGGCGCCCGGCCGGGACTATGTCGAGTTCTCGGTCCAGTTCGCCGGTCCGGTCAGCGCCACCAACGGACAGCAGGATGGCGACGACGCGGTGTCGTGGAAGCCGGAGATCGGCAAGGCCTCTCCGATGACCGCGGAAGCGCGCTACGACGAACCCGGAACGGCGGCCTTCACCGGCTGGACCGGCCTGATGGCCGGCATCGCCCTGGCGGTGACCGTTCTCGTCGTCGCCCTGGCCTGGGTCAACCGGGACCAGTCCCCCCGTCCAGGTGCCCCGGCCAGGAGACCACGCGACAAACAGGGATCATCCCGCTGA